One genomic segment of Phyllopteryx taeniolatus isolate TA_2022b chromosome 12, UOR_Ptae_1.2, whole genome shotgun sequence includes these proteins:
- the dap1b gene encoding death-associated protein-like 1 homolog isoform X1 — translation MVQHGSKSSPKDGRLLKAGHLPAVKAGGKRVAKKGLEEANTHGTLEKETKRSDKPRPVSSANRMQQVGLLAGPLDKLSHDFPEMHVSVRHSRVRPAVEKPHCPRIFCIQQPRKF, via the exons ATGGTTCAACATGGCAGCAAAAGCAGTCCTAAAGACGGGCGTCTGCTTAAAGCTGGACACCTTCCTGCCG TGAAGGCTGGAGGTAAGCGAGTGGCCAAGAAAGGCTTGGAAGAAGCCAACACCCATGGGACTCTGGAGAAGGAGACCAAGAGGTCTGACAAACCCAG GCCTGTTTCCAGTGCCAACAGGATGCAACAAGTGGGTCTTCTGGCAGGGCCTCTTGACAAG TTGAGCCACGACTTTCCCGAGATGCACGTGAGCGTGAGGCACAGCAGAGTGCGACCCGCTGTGGAGAAGCCCCACTGCCCTCGGATCTTCTGCATCCAGCAGCCCAGGAAGTTCTGA
- the dap1b gene encoding death-associated protein-like 1 homolog isoform X2 produces the protein MAAKAVLKTGVCLKLDTFLPAGGKRVAKKGLEEANTHGTLEKETKRSDKPRPVSSANRMQQVGLLAGPLDKLSHDFPEMHVSVRHSRVRPAVEKPHCPRIFCIQQPRKF, from the exons ATGGCAGCAAAAGCAGTCCTAAAGACGGGCGTCTGCTTAAAGCTGGACACCTTCCTGCCG GCTGGAGGTAAGCGAGTGGCCAAGAAAGGCTTGGAAGAAGCCAACACCCATGGGACTCTGGAGAAGGAGACCAAGAGGTCTGACAAACCCAG GCCTGTTTCCAGTGCCAACAGGATGCAACAAGTGGGTCTTCTGGCAGGGCCTCTTGACAAG TTGAGCCACGACTTTCCCGAGATGCACGTGAGCGTGAGGCACAGCAGAGTGCGACCCGCTGTGGAGAAGCCCCACTGCCCTCGGATCTTCTGCATCCAGCAGCCCAGGAAGTTCTGA